TTTGCTTATACCTCTGCCTCGATCGAGCACGGTCATGACTATTTCTCTTCCTTGACTAATACCCAGCTGAATATCTTCTACGGCTGATTCTGACTCATGGGCGTTTTTGAGCAAGTTTATAAGGGCTTGCTCCATCTGCCCAAGATCAAAATAGGCAACACTTGCTGGTAGATCACCTATAAGTTCAAAACGGTATTGTTGACACAGACGTTCTACCAATTCCGACCATGCCACCTCTTTAATTTTAGGTTCGGGTAATTTTGCCAGACGAATATAGTCCTGTATAAAGTGTTTTAAATGGTTGCTACGCTCTGTAATTGTGTCGAATACCATTGCCAGTTTTTCAGTTTGTTGTTTTTCTAACAATATTTTCCCAGTGTTTGCCATAGAGGAAATGGGGGCTAGCGAGTTATTCAATTCATGACTAATAACACGAATCACTTTCTTCCAAGTTTCTATTTCTTTTCGGCCAATATCCCGCGTAAGCTGCTTAATTAAATATAACTTATGCTCCTCGGTATTCAGAACAAATTTTCCAACGGAAAGGTGGTACACCTCGGGGATTGACTCTTCAGTAATACTAACCAAGCCGTCTTTACCTTCGGCAATCATCACCCGAAAATTTTCAGGTGCCTTTTCAAGTAATTGCTGCAAAAATAACCCTTGAACGGCATCCCCATCGCAAAAAAACTGACTCGCTTGACTATTGGCATACACGATACGTTGATGACTGTCGGTAAGTAGTAGGGCAAGGTTAGAGTTTTGAATAACGGTATCAAGTAATAGTTCTCGCTGGTAAAGGCTCTGACGCTCACACCTGAGTTTTTCGGAAACCTGATTATAGTAATCTACAAGCTCATCCAATTCATCGGTGCCGTCTCGGGTAATACTGGTGCTGTAGTCATCGTCTAAAAGGTTAAGCAGCCCACCTTGCAGCGCCTGCAAGCGCAAGAATATTCGGCGCGTAAATAGCCCAATACTTATAAAACAGGCGACTAATGCAAGTGCTACTCCAGATAGGAGACTTACAAACTGAGGAACGCCAAAATAGTTTCCCGCGACTACGGCGAGTAGTCCCAGTACACTGGAAAGGAATACTGACAGCAGTATTTTCCCTTGTAAGCTAAATAAACGCATCAACTTTGAATACCGTACTTTTCTAGTCGCCTATAAAGCGCCTGACGGGTTAAGCCTAACTGTCTTGCCGCTTGTGATATATTGCCACTATTTTGTTCTAGGGCCATAACAATGGTGTTCTTATCTGGCTCCAATGATATTTTATGTGTTTTATTGCTCAGTAAGTTCAACATCAAACCAAAATCATCAAAACTAATATCTCGCCCCTCACTGAGCAGCTCTGCTCGTTTACAAGCATTTTCCAATTCCCTTACGTTGCCAGGCCATGGGTAGCGCTGTAGCTGTTTAACAACAACGTGTGGAACATTTTTTTGGCCATGCAAAAAATGAAACATTAGTAATGGTATATCAGCCGTTCTTTCACACAACGGCGGCAAATTTAACTCTATAACAT
The Teredinibacter franksiae DNA segment above includes these coding regions:
- a CDS encoding sensor histidine kinase codes for the protein MRLFSLQGKILLSVFLSSVLGLLAVVAGNYFGVPQFVSLLSGVALALVACFISIGLFTRRIFLRLQALQGGLLNLLDDDYSTSITRDGTDELDELVDYYNQVSEKLRCERQSLYQRELLLDTVIQNSNLALLLTDSHQRIVYANSQASQFFCDGDAVQGLFLQQLLEKAPENFRVMIAEGKDGLVSITEESIPEVYHLSVGKFVLNTEEHKLYLIKQLTRDIGRKEIETWKKVIRVISHELNNSLAPISSMANTGKILLEKQQTEKLAMVFDTITERSNHLKHFIQDYIRLAKLPEPKIKEVAWSELVERLCQQYRFELIGDLPASVAYFDLGQMEQALINLLKNAHESESAVEDIQLGISQGREIVMTVLDRGRGISKATMENMLLPFYTTKPNGSGVGLPLCREIVEAHGGTMVVLQRQAGGVEARLVLPNQDQ